The window AACACCGTCCGCGTGAACGCACTTTGCCCGTCGGCCGCCACGTCGATGATGCTGAGGTGATGGGCCTGCGCGGCCTCGACCACTTCGACCTGGTGTCCGGATTGGCGCAGGTTGGCGGCGTACACGTCACGCTGGCGCAGGAATTCCTCGCTCTCCTGGCCGCCCGCGCACAGCACGGCGCGCACGCCGTCCGGCATGGCCAGCAACAGGGGGCTGGCCTGCTGGACGTCCGCGGGCGACAGGTGCAGGGCTTCGTTGAGATAGCTCAGCCGTATGGGCTCCAGGTCGTACAGCCCCGACAGTGCGCAGACGCCGCGCACCGGCGCGGCGCGCAGCGCGGCGATCACGCAGGCCAGATGGGCGCCGGCGGAATGGCCCATGAGCCAGATGGCGTTGGCGTCCACGCGCAGGGCAGGGGCCTTGGCGTGCAGCAGGCGCAGCGCCCGGCCGCAGTCAGCGGCGATGTCGCCCATCCTGACCTGGGGCGCGAGGCGGTAATTGATCAACGCCACATTGATGTCCTGCTCCAGGTAGGGCAGGGCCAGATGGCTGAACTGGTGCTTGTCCAGCGAGCGCCAGTAGCCGCCGTGGATGAAGACCAGCAAGGGCCTTCCATTGCTATGGGCAGGAAAGAAGTCGATGCTCTGCAGCGTCTCTTCCCCGTAAGGCAGGTCGGCCAGGTGCGGATGGGCCTGGCGGGCGGCCTCGCCCTGCCGGGCGAAGCGGTCGAAGTAGTCCTGGAAATCCGGTACCCGGGCGCGTACGTTGTACTGCGCATCCAGTTCTTCAGACGTGTAGTCGCGGTAGATCTTCATGGTCTCTCCTCCCCGGCGGGTTCTTATTCGGCGAAATGTTCCGAGATGAATCCACGCAGCCAGACATTGCCTTCATCCTGGTTGTAGCGGCGGTGCCAGAACATATTGGTCTGCAACGAAGGCAGTCGCAGCGGCGGCTTGATGTAGCGCAGCCCGAACGGGGCGGCGGCGCTCTCGGCGAGCTTGCGCGGCACCGTCACGACCAGGGCGGTGCTGCTGACAATATACGGCACGGCGGTGAAATGCGGCACACGAAAACGCACGCTGGGCAATATACCGGCCTTCTCCAGATTCTGGTTGATGCGGTCGTAAGGGCTCTCCTGGGAAGACACCATCAGATGCTCGGCGGCAAGAAATTCCTTCAGGCTGACCTCGCCCCGCCCCGGCTTGTCCAGCGCATGGCCGATGCGGAACATGCTCACGTATTCCTGCCGGAACAGCCGGCGCTGGTACAGCGCTTCGGAAAGATTGTCGAAGGCGCCGATGGCCAGGTCCACCCGGCCCGATTCCATTTCACTCTTGAGGTCGATGGCGCCGGCGCGCACCGTACTGATGCTCACGCCCGGCGCACAGCGCGCGCAGGCTTCGATCAGGGCCGGCATGAAATACACCTCGCCCACATCGGTCATGGCGATGGTGAAGCGGCGCGCGCTGGTCTGGGGCGCAAAGCCTTCCTGCAGGTTCAGCGCCCGCGCCACCTGCTGCAATGCCGCAGCCACCGGCTCGGCCAGTTGCTCGGCAAAGGGCGTGGGCTGCATCCCCTGCGCAGTGCGCACGAACAGCTCATCCTCGAAGCTGCGCCGCAGCCGCGCCAGGGCATTGCTCACGGCGGGCTGCGACAGGCCCAGGCGGCGCGCCACGGAAGAGATCTGGCGTTCCTGGAAGACTTCCTGGAAGACCACCAGCAGATTGAGGTCGATATCGCGCGGTTCGATCAGGGGCATGGTGCGATGCGCAATGCTGCGCCAGGGTGGGCATTATTCATGAAATGAATGGATCGTATTTTTGCATTTATATCGTAAAAGAAGGGCGATTGCACTACAGTGTGACCGCAACAAGAACAATATCGCGAGACGGCCCGCCCCCACATTGCTGGTGCGGCGACGGCCCAGATAAAAAAACGTAAAGACAGACGAGGAGAAGACAATGAGCATCCACACCAGTGGCGCTCTCCCCACGGTCCATGTGGACCAGGTGGTGGAGCAGGGCCGTTTTGGCGCTTTCCAGTTCGGCCTGCTGCTGCTGTGCGGCCTGTGCCTGATCATTGATGGCTTCGATGTGCAGGCCATGGGCTATGTCGCGCCGGCCATCATCGCCGACTGGGGCGTGAGCAAGGCCAGCCTGGGGCCGGTGTTCGGCGCGGGCCTGTTCGGCATGCTGCTGGGCTCGCTGGTGCTGACCCCGGTGGGCGACCGTTATGGTCGGCGTCCGGTGCTGATCCTCTCCACCCTGTTCTTTGCCCTGTGCATGCTGGCCACGCCCATGGTGACCACGCTGGACCAGTTGCTGGTGCTGCGTTTCATCACCGGCTTCGGCCTGGGCAGCATCATGCCCAACGCCATGGCGCTGGTGGGTGAATTCAGTCCCTCGTCCTCACGGGTCACGCGCATGATGCTGGTGTCCTGCGGCTTCACCGTGGGCGCGGCCGCAGGCGGCTTCGTCAGCGCCGCGCTGATCCCGGCCTATGGCTGGCATGCGGTGTTCTGGGTCGGCGGCGCGGTGCCGCTGGTGCTGGGATTGGCCATGCTGGTCTGGCTGCCGGAGTCGATCCAGTTCCTGGTGCTGCATCGCCGCCCGCGCACACAGGTGGCGCGCTGGCTGCGCAAGCTCGACCCGAACATCGTCATCGATGACAAGACCGAGGTGGTGGTCAAGGAAACCAAGGCCGAAGGCATGCCGGTGGCAGCGCTGTTCCGCGATGGTCGGGCTGGCGTGACGGTGCTGCTGTGGCTGATCAGCTTCATGAACCTGATCAACCTGTACTTCCTGTCCAATTGGCTGCCTACGCTGATCCGCGATGCCGGCTACTCCACCAGCATGGCCGTGTTGATCGGTACCTCGCTGCAGGTCGGCGGCGTGATCGGCACGCTGTCGCTGGGCCGCTTCATCCAGCGCTTCGGCTTCACCCGCGTGCTGGGCAGCTGCTTCCTGCTGGCCTGCCTGTCCATCGCCTTGATCGGCAAGCTCGCCACCGTGCCGGCCTTGCTGTTTGTGGCCGTGATCGTCGCCGGATTCTGCATTGTCGGTGGACAGCCGGCGGTCAATGCGCTGGCCGGCACCTTCTATCCGACCACGCTGCGTTCCACCGGCATCGGGTGGGCGCTGGGCATCGGCCGCATCGGTTCGGTGGTGGGCCCGGTGATCGGCGGCCAGTTGATTGCCCTGCAGTGGACCAATGCCTCGCTGTTCCTGGCCGCCGCTGTGCCGGCGCTGATTTCCGCGCTCACCATTGCGCGACTGCATCGTACTGCCCAAGGAGTGTCTGCATGAATACCGCTACCGATTTTTCCGTCAGCCACCACGTGCATACCCGTGGCTACCAGTCCGGCTTCGGCAATGAGTTCGCCACCGAGGCCTTGCCGAGCGCCTTGCCGGCGCATCAGAATTCCCCCCAGCGCGTGGCCTACGGGCTCTATGCCGAGCAGATCTCCGGCACCGCCTTCACCGCTCCACGCGGCCACAATCGGCGTTCCTGGCTCTATCGCATCCGCCCGGCGGCCATGCATCATCCCTTCGAGGCCATGTCGCAAGGCCTGCTGGTGAGCCGCTTCGATGATGTTGCCCCGCCTCCCAACCAGTTGCGCTGGGATCCGTTGCCCATGCCGACCACGCCCACCGATTTCATCGACGGCCTGGTGACCATGGCCGGCAATGGCTCACCGCAGGCGCAGAGCGGTTGCGCCATCCACCTGTATGCGGCCAATTGCTCCATGACCGACCGCTTCTTCTATTCGGCCGATGGCGAACTGCTGATCGTGCCGCAGATGGGCCGCCTGCAATTGCGCACCGAGATGGGCGTGATCGATATCGAACCGCAGGAGATCGCCGTCATCCCGCGCGGCGTGCGCTTCCAGGTGCGCCTGCCCGGTGGTGAAGCGCGCGGCTATATCTGCGAGAACTTCGGTGCGCTGCTGCGCCTGCCGGACCTGGGCCCGCTGGGTTCCAATGGCCTGGCCAACCCGCGTGATTTCGCCACGCCCCATGCCTGGTACGAAGACCGCGAGGGCGACTTCCAGCTCATCGCCAAGTTCGGCGGCCAGCTCTGGCAAGCCAGGATCGGCCATTCTCCGCTGGATGTAGTGGCCTGGCATGGCAACTACGCCCCCTACAAGTACGACCTGCGGCACTTCAACACCATCGGCTCGATCAGCTACGACCACCCCGATCCGTCCATCTTCCTGGTGCTGCAATCGCAGAGCGATACGCCCGGCGTGGATACCATCGACTTCGTGATCTTCCCGCCGC is drawn from Herbaspirillum seropedicae and contains these coding sequences:
- a CDS encoding alpha/beta hydrolase, with product MKIYRDYTSEELDAQYNVRARVPDFQDYFDRFARQGEAARQAHPHLADLPYGEETLQSIDFFPAHSNGRPLLVFIHGGYWRSLDKHQFSHLALPYLEQDINVALINYRLAPQVRMGDIAADCGRALRLLHAKAPALRVDANAIWLMGHSAGAHLACVIAALRAAPVRGVCALSGLYDLEPIRLSYLNEALHLSPADVQQASPLLLAMPDGVRAVLCAGGQESEEFLRQRDVYAANLRQSGHQVEVVEAAQAHHLSIIDVAADGQSAFTRTVLRMMQD
- a CDS encoding LysR family transcriptional regulator — protein: MPLIEPRDIDLNLLVVFQEVFQERQISSVARRLGLSQPAVSNALARLRRSFEDELFVRTAQGMQPTPFAEQLAEPVAAALQQVARALNLQEGFAPQTSARRFTIAMTDVGEVYFMPALIEACARCAPGVSISTVRAGAIDLKSEMESGRVDLAIGAFDNLSEALYQRRLFRQEYVSMFRIGHALDKPGRGEVSLKEFLAAEHLMVSSQESPYDRINQNLEKAGILPSVRFRVPHFTAVPYIVSSTALVVTVPRKLAESAAAPFGLRYIKPPLRLPSLQTNMFWHRRYNQDEGNVWLRGFISEHFAE
- a CDS encoding MFS transporter, whose product is MSIHTSGALPTVHVDQVVEQGRFGAFQFGLLLLCGLCLIIDGFDVQAMGYVAPAIIADWGVSKASLGPVFGAGLFGMLLGSLVLTPVGDRYGRRPVLILSTLFFALCMLATPMVTTLDQLLVLRFITGFGLGSIMPNAMALVGEFSPSSSRVTRMMLVSCGFTVGAAAGGFVSAALIPAYGWHAVFWVGGAVPLVLGLAMLVWLPESIQFLVLHRRPRTQVARWLRKLDPNIVIDDKTEVVVKETKAEGMPVAALFRDGRAGVTVLLWLISFMNLINLYFLSNWLPTLIRDAGYSTSMAVLIGTSLQVGGVIGTLSLGRFIQRFGFTRVLGSCFLLACLSIALIGKLATVPALLFVAVIVAGFCIVGGQPAVNALAGTFYPTTLRSTGIGWALGIGRIGSVVGPVIGGQLIALQWTNASLFLAAAVPALISALTIARLHRTAQGVSA
- the hmgA gene encoding homogentisate 1,2-dioxygenase produces the protein MNTATDFSVSHHVHTRGYQSGFGNEFATEALPSALPAHQNSPQRVAYGLYAEQISGTAFTAPRGHNRRSWLYRIRPAAMHHPFEAMSQGLLVSRFDDVAPPPNQLRWDPLPMPTTPTDFIDGLVTMAGNGSPQAQSGCAIHLYAANCSMTDRFFYSADGELLIVPQMGRLQLRTEMGVIDIEPQEIAVIPRGVRFQVRLPGGEARGYICENFGALLRLPDLGPLGSNGLANPRDFATPHAWYEDREGDFQLIAKFGGQLWQARIGHSPLDVVAWHGNYAPYKYDLRHFNTIGSISYDHPDPSIFLVLQSQSDTPGVDTIDFVIFPPRWLAAENTFRPPWFHRNVASEYMGLITGQYDAKEGGGFVPGGGSLHNCMSGHGPDAATFEKASRIDTSTPNKVDHTMAFMFETRNILCPTRHALASPALQRDYQDCWLGIQKNFNPEHP